In Burkholderia sp. WP9, a genomic segment contains:
- a CDS encoding MoxR family ATPase has protein sequence MRDTVLQFEASVNQAVVGQQSVVRQVLIALLADGHVLLESLPGLAKTRTVKAIATRLAATMSRIQFTPDLLPSDITGAETLLQSGSERTLSFQPGPIFGNLILADEINRAPAKVQSALLEAMEERQISVAGKTHRMSALFLVMATQNPIEQEGTYPLPEAQMDRFLLKVLIGYPSPDSEVAMLRLLRQESNASAEAPSVLSQDIIFAVREQIRQIVVAPAIDDYIVSIVNATRHGAQLDADLGKWIEVGASPRGAIGLDRASRVQAWLQARSFVTPDDVRAVIHPVLRHRLILSYDANADNINADRVIDRLIEKVAVPA, from the coding sequence ATGCGCGACACCGTTCTGCAGTTCGAAGCGAGTGTGAATCAGGCGGTCGTGGGCCAGCAGTCCGTGGTTCGGCAGGTGTTGATCGCGTTGCTCGCCGACGGCCACGTGCTTCTCGAAAGTCTGCCGGGACTCGCCAAAACGCGCACGGTCAAGGCCATTGCCACACGGCTCGCGGCAACCATGAGTCGGATCCAGTTCACGCCGGATTTATTGCCGTCGGACATTACCGGCGCGGAGACGCTGCTGCAATCGGGCAGCGAACGCACACTCAGTTTTCAACCGGGTCCCATTTTCGGCAATCTGATTCTCGCGGACGAAATCAACCGCGCACCGGCCAAGGTTCAATCCGCATTGCTCGAAGCCATGGAAGAGCGGCAAATTTCAGTGGCGGGAAAAACGCACCGCATGTCCGCGCTTTTTCTCGTCATGGCCACGCAAAATCCGATTGAACAGGAAGGCACTTATCCATTGCCCGAAGCGCAAATGGACCGCTTTCTTCTCAAAGTGCTGATCGGCTATCCGTCGCCGGACAGTGAAGTCGCGATGCTGCGCCTGCTGCGGCAGGAGAGCAATGCGTCCGCCGAGGCGCCGTCCGTGCTGTCGCAGGACATCATCTTCGCGGTGCGCGAGCAAATCAGGCAGATTGTCGTTGCGCCCGCAATCGACGACTATATCGTGTCGATCGTCAATGCAACACGTCACGGCGCGCAACTCGACGCGGACCTCGGCAAGTGGATCGAAGTCGGCGCAAGTCCGCGCGGCGCGATCGGCCTCGACCGCGCGAGCCGCGTGCAGGCGTGGCTGCAGGCACGCAGTTTCGTTACGCCGGACGACGTGCGTGCCGTCATTCATCCCGTGCTGCGGCATCGGCTGATACTGTCCTACGATGCCAACGCGGACAATATCAACGCCGACCGGGTAATCGACCGCCTGATCGAAAAGGTCGCGGTGCCGGCCTGA
- a CDS encoding DUF58 domain-containing protein, translating to MAVLSSTDIGSVYVDAAHLAKLEFQARGLSFVAPAPVSSVLSGAHASRLRGRGLNFEEIRGYLPGDDVRHIDWKASLRLGKPQVRTYTEERDRPLLVVVDQRMSMFFGSRRAFKSVVAAEAAALAVWMGFAAGDRVGGVLFNDSQLTRIKPLRSRSRIKTLFGALAAMNGALHAGSEARTAYDQLDAALEGVLQLAGHDYLICVVSDFAGAGDRTRRLLRQLAAHNDVVAAMIVDPLWQQMPGRRTLVVSEGRLQVELRIEQERVREPLSSLFSGRTAEVGELLRTSGVPLMALSTDEPAVDQVRRLFGERARPARGSGI from the coding sequence ATGGCCGTGCTGTCCTCTACCGACATCGGCAGCGTATATGTCGACGCCGCGCATCTCGCGAAGCTCGAATTTCAGGCGCGCGGGCTGAGTTTCGTCGCGCCCGCGCCGGTGTCGAGCGTGCTGTCGGGCGCGCACGCATCGCGTCTGCGCGGGCGCGGCCTGAACTTCGAAGAGATTCGCGGCTATCTGCCGGGCGACGACGTCCGCCATATCGACTGGAAGGCGTCGTTGCGGCTCGGCAAACCGCAGGTTCGCACCTATACCGAAGAGCGCGACCGGCCGCTGCTGGTCGTCGTCGATCAGCGCATGAGCATGTTTTTCGGCTCGCGCCGCGCGTTCAAATCGGTCGTGGCCGCCGAGGCCGCCGCGCTTGCCGTGTGGATGGGATTCGCGGCGGGCGATCGCGTCGGCGGTGTGCTGTTCAACGACAGCCAGCTCACGCGGATCAAGCCCTTGCGCAGCCGCAGCCGCATCAAGACCCTGTTCGGCGCGCTCGCCGCGATGAACGGCGCGCTGCATGCCGGAAGCGAAGCCAGAACCGCATACGACCAGCTCGACGCCGCGCTCGAAGGCGTGCTTCAACTTGCAGGGCATGACTATCTGATTTGCGTGGTCAGCGATTTCGCCGGGGCGGGCGATCGCACGCGTCGACTGTTGCGGCAACTCGCGGCGCACAACGACGTCGTCGCGGCGATGATCGTCGATCCACTCTGGCAGCAGATGCCTGGCCGCCGTACGCTGGTGGTCAGCGAAGGACGCTTGCAGGTCGAATTGCGCATCGAGCAGGAGCGGGTGCGCGAGCCGCTGTCGAGCCTGTTCAGCGGACGCACGGCTGAAGTGGGCGAATTGCTGCGTACGAGCGGCGTGCCGCTCATGGCATTGTCCACCGACGAACCCGCCGTCGATCAGGTTCGCCGTCTGTTCGGCGAACGCGCGCGGCCTGCCAGGGGGAGCGGCATATGA
- a CDS encoding DUF4381 domain-containing protein produces the protein MSGTSNATLAPAGSSAELQGLQELPLPPPVSYVPQTIGWLFVAIVLLGAVLLMSWAARRRYRRERYRRHALKELAGIEAGLASGQADPMQRAAMLAAIPRLLKRTSLEVAPREQVASLTGDAWLDFLRRTCGRFDERTGPLLTLASYAPPQQVARLSPDDAAALIRHARDWIEHHHVEV, from the coding sequence ATGAGCGGCACCTCGAACGCTACGCTCGCTCCGGCCGGGTCGTCGGCGGAGCTGCAAGGCTTGCAGGAGTTGCCGCTGCCCCCGCCGGTATCGTACGTACCCCAAACGATTGGCTGGCTGTTCGTCGCAATCGTGCTGCTCGGTGCTGTCCTGCTGATGTCATGGGCTGCCCGGCGGCGCTATCGGCGCGAGCGTTACCGGCGTCATGCGTTAAAGGAACTGGCGGGCATCGAAGCGGGTCTCGCGTCCGGCCAGGCGGACCCGATGCAGCGCGCGGCCATGCTCGCCGCGATTCCTCGCCTCCTCAAACGCACGTCGCTCGAAGTCGCACCGCGCGAGCAGGTCGCGTCGCTGACCGGCGACGCGTGGCTCGACTTTCTGCGCCGCACGTGTGGCCGGTTCGACGAGCGAACCGGCCCGCTGCTCACCCTCGCAAGCTACGCACCGCCGCAGCAGGTCGCCCGTCTTTCGCCGGACGACGCCGCCGCGCTGATCCGGCACGCGCGAGACTGGATCGAGCATCATCATGTGGAAGTTTGA
- a CDS encoding VWA domain-containing protein, translated as MWKFDFPWMFALLPLPVLVWWLVPAYRSTAMAVRVPFFHEMAQAAGEKPAPGGVRLRRHWLLRLLLPVLWILLVTGAAKPVFVEPPIVRDEPARDLMLAIDLSGSMATRDFVDPAGERMDRLGAVKRVVADFVAKRKGDRIGLVVFGDAAYPQAPLTLDHDSVRILLDQMQIGMAGPRTAIGDAIGLTVKLMADSHAQEKVLILLTDGNDTSSAIPPERAAEIAKQHKLVVHTVGIGDPATTGEDRVDLDALAHIASITGGRAFRALGQEKDLADVYATLDKLTPEKIKREIYRPQRDYFWVPVAAGLFILALYHVLALLVALLRSTGRAQRAQGVPVSEAQHGN; from the coding sequence ATGTGGAAGTTTGATTTTCCGTGGATGTTCGCGCTGCTGCCGCTGCCCGTGTTGGTGTGGTGGCTGGTGCCGGCATATCGCAGCACGGCGATGGCCGTGCGCGTGCCGTTCTTCCACGAAATGGCGCAGGCCGCGGGAGAAAAACCGGCGCCCGGCGGCGTGCGCCTGCGCCGCCACTGGCTGTTGCGTTTGCTGCTGCCGGTGCTGTGGATACTGCTCGTGACCGGCGCGGCGAAACCCGTGTTCGTCGAGCCGCCAATCGTGCGCGACGAACCCGCACGCGACCTGATGCTTGCGATCGATCTGTCAGGATCGATGGCCACGCGCGATTTCGTCGATCCGGCCGGCGAGCGTATGGACCGGCTGGGCGCCGTCAAGCGCGTGGTGGCCGATTTCGTGGCGAAGCGCAAGGGCGACCGCATCGGCCTCGTGGTGTTCGGCGACGCGGCTTATCCGCAGGCGCCGCTCACGCTCGATCACGACAGCGTGCGGATCCTGCTCGATCAGATGCAGATCGGCATGGCGGGGCCACGCACGGCAATCGGCGACGCGATCGGCCTGACGGTCAAGCTGATGGCGGATTCGCACGCGCAGGAGAAAGTGTTGATCCTGCTCACCGACGGCAACGACACCAGCAGCGCGATCCCACCCGAGCGGGCCGCCGAGATCGCAAAGCAGCACAAGCTCGTGGTGCATACGGTGGGCATCGGCGACCCGGCCACCACCGGCGAGGATCGCGTCGACCTCGATGCGTTGGCGCACATTGCGAGCATTACCGGTGGCCGCGCATTTCGTGCGCTAGGCCAGGAAAAAGATCTCGCCGATGTGTACGCCACGCTCGACAAACTGACGCCCGAAAAAATCAAACGGGAAATCTACCGGCCGCAGCGCGACTATTTCTGGGTGCCGGTCGCAGCGGGCTTATTCATTCTCGCGCTCTATCATGTGCTGGCGTTGCTGGTCGCGCTGCTGCGCTCGACTGGGCGAGCGCAGCGCGCGCAAGGTGTGCCGGTCAGCGAGGCGCAGCATGGAAATTGA
- a CDS encoding VWA domain-containing protein, translating to MEIDLTAFHFLRPAWLLLLIPALLLPFVWLRRNDVRARWRGVIAPALLEHLIVGDAKRRVLQPVHTLALLLGIGALAAAGPTWQQERPPFNQDKAPLVVVLELAHSMDATDIAPTRLERAKQKVLDLARARKGARTGLVVFAATAHLVVPPTEDPAMLELYVPALSPALMPRDGKNATAGLDVAEQLLANDPAAGTIVFMSDGFDADGTDAFVQKAKSLRHQLLWLAVGTEHGGPIRGPDGMIQMDAEGHPLLGTFDADAIRHVARDAGIPLASMRADDDDVSWVQHRAQAYLAQAEQTKIEPRWKESGYWLVLPLLLLALWSFRRGWTVKWLPVVLISLAFGALPRPAQAAPWQWLDLFATHDQQGRWHLEHGNYKAAAARFDDPMWKGRAQYLAGNYAGALETFSRLNSAQSYFYIGNTLAHLDDYAGAIKAYDNALKLQPLLAQAAANRAYLQTLLARDKQNDADPEEDPPDQVQVDKKKGRGTTAVIEAAPRPSEDAWMRNLNTSPAVFLQQRFEQESAAKTGGAP from the coding sequence ATGGAAATTGACCTCACGGCGTTTCATTTTCTGCGGCCGGCGTGGCTGCTGTTGCTGATTCCGGCGCTCCTGCTGCCGTTCGTCTGGCTGCGCCGCAACGACGTCCGTGCGCGTTGGCGCGGTGTGATTGCGCCAGCCTTGCTCGAACATCTGATTGTCGGTGATGCGAAACGGCGCGTGCTTCAGCCCGTTCATACGCTGGCGCTGCTGCTCGGCATCGGCGCGCTTGCCGCGGCGGGACCGACGTGGCAGCAGGAGCGTCCGCCGTTCAATCAGGACAAGGCGCCGCTCGTGGTCGTACTCGAACTGGCTCATTCAATGGATGCCACCGACATTGCGCCGACCCGCCTCGAACGCGCGAAACAGAAGGTGCTCGATCTCGCGAGAGCGCGCAAAGGCGCGCGCACGGGACTCGTCGTGTTCGCGGCGACCGCCCACCTGGTGGTGCCGCCGACCGAAGACCCGGCAATGCTCGAACTCTACGTGCCCGCGCTGTCGCCGGCGCTGATGCCGCGTGACGGCAAGAACGCGACGGCCGGCCTCGACGTTGCCGAGCAGCTTCTGGCGAATGACCCGGCGGCGGGCACGATCGTGTTCATGAGCGACGGCTTCGACGCAGACGGTACGGACGCCTTCGTGCAGAAAGCGAAATCGCTGCGGCACCAGTTGCTCTGGCTCGCGGTCGGCACGGAGCACGGCGGTCCGATTCGCGGTCCCGACGGCATGATCCAGATGGACGCCGAAGGCCATCCGCTGCTGGGCACCTTCGACGCCGACGCGATCCGCCATGTCGCGCGCGACGCCGGCATTCCGCTCGCCAGCATGCGCGCGGACGACGACGATGTGTCGTGGGTCCAGCATCGCGCGCAGGCTTATCTCGCGCAAGCGGAGCAAACGAAGATCGAGCCGCGCTGGAAGGAAAGCGGCTACTGGCTCGTGTTGCCATTGCTGCTGCTTGCGTTGTGGAGCTTCCGGCGCGGCTGGACCGTCAAGTGGCTGCCGGTCGTGCTGATCTCGCTTGCCTTCGGCGCGCTGCCGCGTCCGGCGCAAGCGGCGCCGTGGCAGTGGCTCGATCTGTTCGCGACGCACGACCAGCAAGGGCGCTGGCATCTCGAACACGGTAACTACAAGGCGGCCGCGGCGCGTTTCGACGATCCGATGTGGAAGGGACGCGCGCAGTATCTGGCGGGGAACTACGCGGGCGCGCTCGAAACCTTCTCGCGTCTCAACTCGGCGCAGTCGTATTTCTATATCGGCAATACGCTCGCGCATCTCGACGACTATGCGGGCGCGATCAAGGCCTACGACAACGCGCTCAAACTGCAACCGTTACTCGCCCAGGCCGCGGCCAATCGCGCTTACCTGCAAACGCTGCTCGCGCGAGACAAACAGAACGACGCCGATCCCGAGGAAGATCCGCCCGACCAGGTGCAGGTGGACAAGAAGAAGGGCAGGGGCACGACAGCGGTCATCGAAGCGGCGCCGCGTCCCAGCGAGGATGCCTGGATGCGCAATCTGAACACATCGCCCGCTGTCTTTCTGCAACAGCGTTTCGAGCAGGAATCCGCGGCCAAGACGGGTGGTGCGCCATGA
- a CDS encoding BatD family protein — MMRFPRSAALLVTLLLSSLVSLLAARAAAADPAPRIMARAHLEPAGPVVAGSEVKLVVDLLTTTWFTEAPNWPLFTVADAIVNLPDEQADNLSEDIDGTRWFGVSRAYRIAPQAGKTYEIAPLTITVYPGGMQGPAQVNTPALKFVATLPPGAEGMSPFFAVPKLTVEQKIEPAPAHLAVGAPLTRTITQRAAGTESMLIPPAILGDEHGLKRYARPSTTRNIVEDRAGLVAGERTDSASYVADRSGTFSLPPVTIEWWNTTTRRKETIVLPAVRFSAAPVREKPLFEIPLEAMREGTPHRIIVIHAREAIAGGLVVLGLILLISLRTRIASLVRRGQRAFSEARQRWLASDALAWRKLATTARKGEWRRTIPALYAWMDRGRDFGRPARFDNIDAAGDQDAARLIAAVRSNYAGDAAPRFPVWKEIGAVLRRNADRARIKREDKALPGPLNRFEEPAD, encoded by the coding sequence ATGATGCGGTTTCCACGCAGCGCTGCGCTGCTCGTGACGTTGCTGCTTTCGTCGCTGGTCTCCCTGCTTGCAGCCCGGGCCGCGGCGGCCGATCCCGCGCCGCGCATCATGGCGCGCGCGCATCTCGAACCAGCCGGGCCGGTCGTGGCGGGCAGCGAGGTCAAGCTCGTCGTCGATCTGCTGACCACTACATGGTTTACCGAAGCGCCGAACTGGCCTTTGTTCACCGTCGCCGACGCGATCGTGAACCTGCCCGACGAGCAGGCCGACAACCTCTCGGAGGACATCGACGGCACGCGCTGGTTCGGCGTGAGCCGCGCGTACCGGATCGCGCCGCAGGCCGGCAAAACTTACGAGATCGCGCCGCTGACCATTACGGTGTATCCCGGCGGCATGCAAGGACCGGCCCAGGTGAATACGCCGGCCTTGAAGTTCGTCGCGACATTGCCGCCCGGGGCCGAAGGCATGAGCCCATTTTTCGCCGTGCCCAAGCTCACCGTCGAACAGAAAATCGAACCGGCGCCGGCGCATCTCGCCGTTGGCGCGCCGCTGACGCGCACGATTACGCAACGGGCCGCCGGCACCGAGTCGATGCTTATTCCACCCGCGATACTCGGGGACGAGCACGGACTCAAGCGCTATGCGAGACCTTCGACGACACGCAACATCGTCGAAGATCGCGCCGGACTCGTCGCCGGCGAGCGCACCGACAGCGCGAGCTACGTGGCCGATCGCAGCGGCACGTTCAGCCTGCCGCCGGTGACGATCGAATGGTGGAACACGACTACGCGGCGCAAGGAAACGATCGTGTTGCCGGCGGTGCGTTTTTCGGCCGCTCCCGTACGGGAAAAGCCGCTGTTCGAGATTCCTCTGGAAGCCATGCGCGAGGGTACGCCGCATAGAATCATCGTGATCCACGCACGCGAAGCGATTGCCGGTGGTCTTGTCGTGTTGGGTCTGATCCTTCTGATTTCCTTGCGCACGCGTATCGCGTCGTTGGTTCGGCGAGGTCAGCGTGCGTTCAGCGAAGCGCGCCAACGCTGGCTGGCAAGCGACGCGCTCGCCTGGCGCAAGCTGGCAACGACCGCGCGTAAGGGCGAGTGGCGGCGGACCATTCCTGCGTTATATGCGTGGATGGATAGAGGGCGCGACTTCGGCCGCCCGGCCCGTTTCGATAATATCGACGCCGCCGGGGATCAGGATGCCGCGAGGCTGATCGCCGCCGTCCGGTCGAACTATGCGGGAGACGCTGCGCCGCGTTTTCCTGTGTGGAAAGAGATCGGCGCGGTGCTTCGCAGGAATGCGGACCGGGCGAGGATAAAACGTGAAGACAAAGCATTGCCGGGACCGTTGAACAGATTTGAAGAACCGGCGGATTGA